The segment AAATAGGACTACACTATATCATGATAATAATGAACTTCATTTGCATAACACTTTTTAAagcagtttacaaagtgcttcaatcaatcaatcaaataaaatcaaacctcaaacacataaaataaattaaaacaagcaaaacagCTGTAAAACATTAGAACAGCTGGTGACCGTCTGCCGCTCTGCTGTCTAGCTGTGTGTGATGGTAAAgtatataaagtgtgtgtgatggtaaagtatataaagtgtgtgtgatggtaaagtatataaagtgtgtgtgatggtaaagtatataaagtgtgtgtgatggtaaagtatatgcagtgtgtgtgatggtaaagtatataaagtgtgtgtgatggtaaagtatatgcagtgtgtgtgatggtaaagtatatgcagtgtgtgtgatggtaaagtatataaagtgtgtgtgatggtaaagtatataaagtgtgtgtgatggtaaagtatataaagtgtgtgtgatggtaaagtatatgcagtgtgtgtgatggtaaagtatataaagtgtgtgtgatggtaaagtatataaagtgtgtgtgatggtaaagtatataaagtgtgtgtgatggtaaagtatatgcagtgtgtgtgatggtaaagtatataaagtgtgtgtgatggtaaagtatatgcagtgtgtgtgatggtaaagtatatgcagtgtgtgtgatggtaaagtatataaagtgtgtgtgatggtaaagtatataaagtgtgtgtgatggtaaagtatataaagtgtgtgtgatggtaaagtatatgcagtgtgtgtgatggtaaagtatataaagtgtgtgtgatggtaaagtatataaagtgtgtgtgatggtaaagtatataaagtgtgtgtgatggtgaagtatataaagtgtgtgtgatggtaaagtatatgcagtgtgtgtgatggtaaagtatataaagtgtgtgtgatggtaaagTATATGCAGTGTgttagtgtgaatgtgtgctgtctctccagctgtgctcagtgtgtgtgacggtgtTCGGTTCGGTCCGCTCTGCAGTGGAAACCCGACCAACCAGAGGAGAACAAGAGACAGCTGGGGGGAAGGACGCTACGGAGCCAGACGgtaacgcaacacaacacaacgcaacgcaacgcaacacaacacaacacaacacaacacaacacaacacaacacaacacaacacaacgcaacacaacacaacacaacacaacacaacacaacacaacacaacacaacacaacacaacgcaatgcaacacaatacaatacatcacGATGCAACGCAATGcaacaccacaacacaacaccgcaacaacaatgcaacaccacacaatgcaacacaatacatCAAAATGCAACACCGCAacaacaatgcaacacaacactgcaacacaacacaacttgacacaatgcaacacagcagctaaaaACAGCCGGCCCTTTTATAAGTTAGGCTGTGCTgttatttacagttttttacgatcgcttttcaatacttataatactttttctaaactcttcacacaccaactcacctacaacacacagttggcaaaacagttaattttatgctcaaaatcacatattgtaaactaaacaccaacactaattttcaaaatgcaagaatactttgtcaaaatacactcactctaccaaaacactgcaaacatgtctcaaaatcaaataattctttcaaaacactagcacatgttttcttccaacaggaacatttagtcaatcacagcacaatgacatacaaaatactaacagcagatggtattacagaaaatgcattactttacatgtgtcagttctacccttatacaatagacagtatattgatagtcaattgtttttcgcactgcagtttcttttgaagtcactctacatttttcttttgttgagtgtagtaaatgttttgcaaacattctatatcagaagtgaatgactcatctttactttatagaatgtacactatatgaaaaaggaataagtgacagaattgctgcagtaaaggctttatttgcaataggaaattactgcaagagatcaacaaaaatctgcagtatagctgctggttacagtggtgtaaaaataaaatatacaaacagaaaaaggcacagaagaaaaaaaaagaaaaatacacagtccttttctaatctacccggacatgttctcgtccacatcactccttatattttctctggctatgcaccttgggaagtatcttttggcgtgccttatccacccctggcagtgttcagctgtgattggtctatttgcataacttcaatcagctgtttctcactagcaataaaaaaaaaatataggacatatatttgtgtttcaatgtacaatgtgaactgctgttcacttcaaatttagcctataagttaggtttagaacatgaggttatctgttctgacatacagtgtgaaagcatttgtaaatttggcagtaaaaatccatagttttggtcttggttaagcttgtgtgtaaaagaaattcaagagtttttaaaatgtgttcactgaatgcattttgtgtcaaaggaacaagaaatgtgttaatggtatggcccgcaacagaccgatgttgtgctaactgtgttaagagttatgaaaatgtgactacagaactgataaaaggttgctagcaatcgtaaaaaactgtaatgtgctctgtgtgtgtgtattaatgtcCGGATGGATTTATCGTCTGCCTGCATGATGTTTGTATTCTTGTTGTATtcttatatgtatttatttttactgtttcttttctgtctgtgaagcactttgtaactgtgtggttacaaaagtaataaataaaataaaagaaataaagttttacttacttaccTACAACACTGTTGTCAACACCCAGCAGGCTGACACAGCATGTGTTCCTTGACTTGGTAAGCTAGTTTGTTGAGGGtctgtaagataagataagataagataagatatgataagataagataagatatcactttattaatccccttggagAAATTCGGGAATTGTATTGGGAACTGTATCAAGGGTCTGTACTGCAGTATGAATACACCACCTGATCTACATGCTCCATgcatgaaaagagagaaatagttTGTTCCCAGCACGAAACAAAGGAGACACAACTATAAACTGGAAGTTGTGCCACATTGAAGTAGCTCAGTGGGTGTTGTTTGCCTTTAATACCagtaaagtttttcttatttaagaatgaccaaagcctttccctaaccttaaccaagttgtttcaGCTGCCTGAAGGAACGGGATTTCACTATACTGTCAAttaaataaactattaaattATGATGCAACTTGAATAAGCTTCACTTCCTAGATGGCCAACaatacaagcaaccaatagtaaggaggtcaaaggtcagggcctgAGTGCAGTTACATTCTCCCTGTGACAATAGGATCATGTAAGAGCGAGagctaggaaaagaaatgtaTTACAAAAGGACTGtgttttttacaattggttacaagCCTGTCTCAATGCTagactcactttttcaaaactcttcacactgtCAGCACAACAGAAGTCTCTGCGGACCAAACTGTGACGACTCTTGCCttgctttaacacaaaatgcatcggtttaacacaaaatgcattcagtgaccACAGCTTTCAAAATTCTTGAATTCTTTTCTCACTCAAAGTCGACCAGCAGCAGAACCATGTGTATCTACAGCCCATTTTGCAAATGCTTACATactcttttcaaaacaaggtgGTGTCTGATTTTAAATACCTTGGAATCATTTTAGATTCGAATCTGTCATTTACAAAAGCATATTACGTAAAAAGGTGACCAGTACTATCAAATTCAACCTGGCTAACTTTAGGCATATAAGACCAtgcaacaaaatatatatatatacacacaacaaaaaactagAGAGCACAAAATTATTTACTACATCAAAGATTGCCATAAAATGACGCATCTACTGTAATGCTAtctgttgttagtgttttttaggTAATTGTGTTATGAGTGACAAAGTGTTGCTGTTGGAGAAAACTAGTGCTGCTGTTTTGGtggaattatttgattttgacagaagtatgcagtgttttggtagttttggtgcattttgggtGTGAAATGAACTGTTGTGCCAAGCTGCGTGTTGGTACAGACAACAGTGTGAAGAGGTTTGAAAAAGTGGACTCAGTATGTAACCAACTGTAAAAAACTACCAGCTGGAGAGATAGAAGGCACAACTGACGTGTTGGAGTGTGTTGTGACTGGCTGAATCTGCTCTTTCTCAGGGGAAGCCGGCTGCACAAAGGTCTGGATATAGTGTGCAGCGATGGAGCGACTGTCTACGCTCCGTTTGACGTGACGCTCAACGGCAAGGTCATCGTTTACACCGACCCCAAAAAGGCAGCCATTAACAACGGCATCAACCTCAGCGGAGAAGGTCGGCTCGTCTCAAATGTCTTTACAGAACATCTGAAACCAAATCGATCCGTTCCTTCAGTCAGCTTCAGATCCTAACACTCATTTCACCAATCAAACCCAGAACAAGGAACTGTTACTGGAGtcactttaatcaccaagtCTAGTAAATATCCAGGAATTAGTCTGGTGACAaaagaccaacagacagcagaccataAGCAATAATGATGAGGTGTGCAGGTATTGAAAAGTAcgagttaaaggaatagttcacccaaaaattaaataATCTCCTCCCCCTCATGTCAAACTTTGTTTGTCCACGTAACACACAGCGAGTAGCTAGCAGCTCCATGTCACCAAAACACCTGAAGTGAACAGGAACTTGACCAGCAGCagaattgttcagtgttctgaagccaaaccaCTGCACTGTTCctttaaaaacaccacacagcCATTTTCTCTGTAATTGGCTAATAACTGATCGATCGGGTCACTAATTGTATTGATCCTGTCCTGCAGGTCTGTGTTTCAAGCTGTTCTATGTGAAGCCGGACCGGACCTCGGGCGTGGTGAGGAAGGGTCAGAGGCTCGGCACCATGCTGCCCATGCAGAGCGTTTACCCAGGAATCACCTCGCATGTTCACGTCCAGATGTGCGACAAGTCTGATCCCACACGCTACTTCTGATGGACTCACCGATGACCTGATGGACTCACCGATGACCTGATGGACTCACCGATGACCTGATGGACTCACCCTGTCTTTAtattatgtgttttaatgtgtccgCTAATTGCATCATAGTGATCTTCGGCAAATCTACTCTTGAAGTTCATGCATTCATTTGCTAAAGTCTAGATTAACACTCCATGCTGTATTCTTTCTGCGGCTCAGAAGCACCAGGCTTTGAATAACCAATAAAATGTAGAACagagttttgttgtgtttattaaaCTGAGATAAAACTGGGAATATATCTACACATTACAAGTTCATTTCTAAATGAAATGTCCACCATATGAAGAAAATCATAGTCTGGTTTTAGaaaatacagatattttttaaaCTCTCAGAAATTGAGGTTTCTGAAAATGGACATATAGCACTTGAACAAACCAAATACTATAGAGTTCTCCAATAAATTGCTGCCTGATGTGACATTAATCACACAGCAGTAGAAATGCATCAGTGGTTTTACTTTCCAGGTGATCAACTTATTTATGAGACTGAATGTTgttgaaatataaaatattgaCAAACCATGTTTGTTAACTGTTTGCTAAACTGTGTTTCCAAGGGTTTGCAATAAAAGTTGCAGAATTACAGAGTTGACCCAGTAAAGCAAAATCAGAACGTAACAGTCCAAATGTTGAGCAACAGACAGACTCCACTGCCAAAATACTGTGTGAAGCAGAACTGACAAGGATCAAACAGCACATTGTGCTGATATAAGAGAGGAGCGAAGACAGACTGGATTAGATCACAACCAACAAACAGGATCTACTGAACCAACAGGATCTACTGAACCAACAGGATCTACTGAAGCAACAGGATCAACTGAAGCAACAGGATCTACTGAAGCAACAGGATCTACTGCAGCAACATGCGTGCAGCAGGCTTCCAGGTCACAGCTCTCCTAGCTGGTAAGAAGGATTTTAATTCACACtccactttttatttttcattcaacctttattgTCCCTCAAGTGAAACTTGGTTTGCATGATATACCAATTCCAAATATATATACCATCATATACCACACTATAcatattcatatacagtataaaccaTATTACATAGACACCATCATATATCATGCTGAACATATATCATTATTTATCATAATATCAAGGAAAGCAGCAGTTGCTCAGAGGGAGTGAGGTCGATATTTCAGTCAAGATGTTTGACTTAatttgaagtttgagtttcaaacattatcatcatcatcatcatcatcatttcaagTCAAGGCACGTGGCACGTGCCCATATTAAAAGCAGGAGAATATTGCAACAGATtactacacaaaataaaaaccacataacataacatatggATAAAAGAGATATATAAGTTAATATAAGAACCTagaagatggaaagaaaagaaatcctAGTTaaaagcaatgttaaaaagaTGGGTTTTAAGTTGTCTTTTAAAAGTGTTTCAATAGCTCTAAGACTTTCTGGGAAGAAGATCCAGAGTCTCGGGCCGTGAGAGCTGGAAGCTGCTGGACGGGTTCTGGGACATTAACAGGTTGGAGTTACATGATCTGAGAGATCTGCTGGGAAATATCTAACAATCATATCGTTAAGATAGTTGGGAGCACGTCCATGAATagatttaaaaatcaataaaaaaatcttaaaatcaattctaaaagtcACAGGCAGCCGATGAAGGGATTTAAGAACAGGTGTAATATGATGATCTCTCATTTTAGTGCGTGTCAgaattctggcagcagcattctgaacTCGCTGTAGATTGGTAATTGATTTTATGGACAGACAATTTGGTAGAGAGAAAAGCATGAACAAGTTTTTCAGTGTCAGCATTGGAGATAAATTCACGTACTTAAGAAATATTTCTAAGGTGGTAATACGCAGTTTTGCAGACATTGCTAATGTGGTTTGTAAAATTTCGATCAATGTCTAAGACAACTCCGTAAATTTGTCCTTAAGAGAAAGACAGTCTAGACAGACAGTCTTTCTCTGAGCTTTGTTGCCAATGACAAGGACTTCAGTTTTATAGCTGTAGGAAGTTCTGAGACTTAACATATTAATGACATCTATACAATTGATCAGGTTTACAATAGGACTCTGTTCATCAGGTGCCAGTGACGTATACAATTGGGTGTCATCTGCATACTGGTGGAAACTAATGTTATATTTGTTCAATTATATGTCCCAGTGGGAGCTTATACAGATTAAATAATAAAGGCCCAAGAGCTGAGCCCTGTGGGACATCACATGATATGTCAACATGGTTACAGACAAAAGTGCCAAGTGCAACATAATATTCACAACCACTTAGATAGGATCTAAACCAATCCAAGACTGTGTCAGATAGGCCAACCCCGTCCTGTAGCTGATCAAGTAAAATCACATGGTCAGTTGTATCAAAGGCAGCAGTGAGAtctaaaagaaacaaaaaagttTACTTGAGTCACAATTTACTCTCAGGTCAttaaccaccaccaccatcatcatcatcatcatcatcatcatcatcatcatctgaacAACAGTATCATTTGACCtctacttttcttcttctgttcccAGCTTTGATCCCAGTCAGTGCCGGTTTACAGTTTGGTCAGATATGCAGCGGAAACCCCACAAACAGAATCAGAGGTTTGGACCTGAAGGGAAGTGGACACTATGGAGCTCCTCGGTAACTTTACAACCACGAACACTTCCTGATGTGGTCATCCATCCAGTTCAACCAGTCTAGTGCAAATGTGTCTCAAATGTGATTTTTACATTATTGGAtaaatttgtgtttgtgttgtgtttattgtgttgtattatcAGGCGGCCGGGCCTATGGCCTTTGCAGATTGATTTAGTCCATTCCGAAACTACATATACTTGAGTTTGGGGTCGATTTCCCTAATGGTGGCACTATAGCAACTGTCCAAAGTTtaaacttcaaaaattcattagAAAATCAGCCGCACATGCTACGGGTGTGTAATTTTCATGAAAACAGATTACTCACTTTAGCAGTCATGGTAGATGAAGCATGTCAAATTTAAGAATTATATctcaaaaaatgcatttttgtcATGTGGAGGAGGTCAAGACAAATTCTATTAAAAGTTATTTTCAAAAATTTTTACAAAAAATTGTGTTTATAACGTGGCGTGATTTTCAGAAGCAAATTCAATAACAAGCTgtctataaaaatgtgttgaTATTGCAACATGTAAGTTTGCTGTTTTCCTGTAAATCATCATCTGAAGTGCTGGAGGGAGCAGAAACCACAGCGGAGTTGATTTTGAATGTGAAGACGGTTCGGAGGTCTACGCTCCGTTCGACTTAACGATCACCAACTGGACTCGTCCTTTCGGAAACCCGACCATGGCCGCCATCAACGACGGCATCAGCTTCACTGCAGAAGGTTTGTCTGTTTCTGCCAAGTTGTACTGAAACACCTCCATCCCTTTAAATCCTCCCCTACAGAgtgaaatgaacagaaaaacCACCATTGTCACAATTAATTATTAGAAATCTGTGATTATTAGTAATTTGTAACTGAAGGCtaacagtgatgatgatgaagtcaAACTGTGTTTGATTGGGGAATGATTTCCACTTAGTTGATGGGATTAGTTGATTGTTCAAACTTTAGCACAGTGGTTTTCCACCAATGAGGTTTCATTCCCACcatcactacagcagctcatttcactaaaTAGCACACCTTCAGCCAAACAGGAGGAACTAATtggtgaaatgagctgctgcagtgaaaACTTGCAGACTGTTGGACCTCCATGGATCATGATGGAGAACCACTCTGCTCATTAAAACCACTGCTGGGTACAATCATCTGCTCTGTCTCCTCAGACATTTGCTTTCAGCTGTTCGCCATGAAACCAGACAAAACCTCCGGCGAAGTGAAGAAGGGTGAGAAGATCGGCACCATGCTGCCCATGCAGAGCGTTTTCCCAGGAATCATCTCCCATGTTCACTTCCAGAAGTGCGACAAATCTGATCCAACAGAGATCATCAACTCTCAGGACTCCTGCTGGGACAGACTGTTCAacttattgttgttgtttggtgaaaAAGTTACATCCAAAATGTTGAGTTTTCTGTAACTAAGAAAATCAGTCTTGTTTTCAGCTGGACGACCATGCATTTCTCAGTATATTCAATGGGTTCTGAAAAGGTTTCATTAGCCTGATGGTACTATAACTTTgccaacccatagaggagcatgtaatccttgaaatgtgaaaatcaccaaaattggagtcacaaggttttcaccttaCACCAGTACAAGTACACCAGTACACAGTACAGCACCAGTACATTCGCACACAGTAACTCCCATGTCCATTTGGTGATCATTGATTGGAGATTTGGGTTGAGGTTATTCTTTTGATGGCATTTTCCAGTACAGGAACAACCATCCTCCAACCAGTTGTCCCACCCAGGAGGGGCGGCAACAACTAACCtaaaccaaacccaaacccaaacccaaaccaacCCCAAACTTAACCAAACCCAACCCAAACCCAAAGcatcattacagttttttacgatcgctagcaagcgtttttcaatacttataatactttttctaaactcttcacacaccaactcacctacaacacacagttggcaaaacagttaattttatgctcaaaatcacatattgtaaactaaacaccaacactaattttcaaaatgcaagaatactttgtcaaaatacactcactctaccaaaacactgcaaacatgtctcaaaatcaaataattctttcaaaactctagcacatgttttcttccaacaggaacatttagtcaatcacagcacaatgacatacaaaatactaacagcagatggtattacagaaaatgcattactttacatgtgtcagttctacccttatacaatagacagtatattgatagtcaattgtttttcgcactgcagtttcttttgaagtcactctacatttttcttttgttgagtgtagtaaatgtacgcatttttttcttgttttttgcaaacattctatatcagaagtgaatgactcatctttactttatagaatgtacactatatgaaaaaggaataagtgacagaattgctgcagta is part of the Centroberyx gerrardi isolate f3 chromosome 16, fCenGer3.hap1.cur.20231027, whole genome shotgun sequence genome and harbors:
- the LOC139924831 gene encoding leukocyte cell-derived chemotaxin-2-like, whose protein sequence is MKTGLVLLAALLAVLSVCDGVRFGPLCSGNPTNQRRTRDSWGEGRYGARRGSRLHKGLDIVCSDGATVYAPFDVTLNGKVIVYTDPKKAAINNGINLSGEGLCFKLFYVKPDRTSGVVRKGQRLGTMLPMQSVYPGITSHVHVQMCDKSDPTRYF